In Cryptomeria japonica chromosome 10, Sugi_1.0, whole genome shotgun sequence, a genomic segment contains:
- the LOC131029031 gene encoding G-type lectin S-receptor-like serine/threonine-protein kinase At1g34300, with translation MVAWNCTPNNLLATSRHQVMAIPILCIVAIFIQAMFAEGAVKLGASLKPSASGQQQSWQSPGKNFSFGFHPSGNRGLYVVGIRFANINDSTLVWTAGFNGGIEVGEGGSFTLQNDGKLVLSNGTQIFWQKNTSNLGVASADMQDDGNFVLQNSSSGTVWDIFTNPTDSLVVNQNLIVNQSLRSGLYTFAMQPSGNFTLSWNNNVTYLNEGTPLATTATLTGQGIFKLSNSSNDSIWWARSIDYSYSSTAVRRMKLESNGNLRSYRWDTDLGTWQRVWSAVEDQCKVYGWCGNFGVCVYNDTDPYCECPSADFDRLDPNDATKGCRRQQDIAQCSNNQSMVRLNNTEFFSYPADYKLNSEIFTLAFQDCWQNCLKNPSCTASTIMADGAGTCRMRTNEFTSAYQTASISSTSYVKVCGSGRPLTPPPPYVRIVNKFTAIEIALAVIATVIGLVTIHICLWWICCRQNPRFRFRDSPAVYAPLDYASGAPVQFSYRDLLHCTKNFTEKVGSGGFGTVYKGELSNEVMVAVKRLEGIEQGEKQFRMEVASISSTHHLNLVRLIGFCSEGRHRLLVYEFRKNSSLDTFLFTSSEQAKALDWDTRFKIAFGTAKSIAYLHEECRDCIVHCDIKPENILLDENFNARVSDFGLSKLIHARAHRNISLSSVRGTRGYLAPEWLANLPITSNSDVYSYGMVLLEIVSGRRNFDILASERKRFSIWAFEEYERGNIINIIDDKLGTNLNIDQIQRVIEISFWCIQEQPFQRPSMGKVVQMLEGVLPMEKPPAPKHLESLQNDSSSSTSQTATSILTNSDPQTSPFTINDVLPANSSIYLAETLSGGR, from the coding sequence ATGGTTGCTTGGAACTGCACACCCAATAATCTGTTAGCCACCAGTAGGCATCAAGTTATGGCAATCCCAATATTATGTATTGTTGCTATATTTATTCAGGCTATGTTTGCAGAGGGAGCGGTGAAGCTAGGGGCAAGCCTTAAGCCCTCTGCTTCAGGCCAACAGCAATCTTGGCAATCCCCGGGCAAGAATTTCAGTTTTGGATTTCACCCAAGTGGAAACAGAGGACTCTATGTTGTGGGGATCAGATTTGCTAACATCAATGATTCAACTCTGGTATGGACTGCAGGCTTCAATGGCGGAATTGAAGTGGGAGAAGGAGGTTCCTTCACTTTACAGAATGATGGCAAGCTAGTTTTAAGCAATGGGACACAAATATTCTGGCAGAAAAACACATCCAATCTAGGCGTGGCATCTGCAGATATGCAAGATGATGGGAACTTTGTACTGCAAAACAGTAGTTCAGGCACAGTTTGGGACATCTTTACAAATCCTACCGATAGTCTGGTGGTCAATCAGAATCTCATTGTGAATCAAAGCCTGCGATCGGGGCTTTACACATTTGCCATGCAGCCCAGTGGGAATTTCACACTGTCATGGAACAACAACGTCACGTACTTGAATGAGGGTACACCACTAGCTACCACAGCGACTCTCACCGGCCAAGGAATTTTCAAGCTCTCGAATTCTTCAAATGATTCAATCTGGTGGGCTCGGAGCATAGATTACTCCTACAGTTCTACCGCGGTGCGAAGAATGAAGCTGGAATCAAATGGGAATTTGAGGTCCTATAGATGGGATACGGATTTGGGGACATGGCAGCGGGTATGGAGTGCTGTGGAAGACCAGTGCAAAGTCTATGGATGGTGTGGAAATTTTGGAGTGTGTGTTTACAATGATACAGATCCCTATTGCGAATGCCCATCTGCAGATTTTGATCGGTTAGATCCCAATGACGCCACAAAGGGATGCAGGAGGCAACAGGATATAGCACAGTGCAGCAATAACCAGAGTATGGTTCGACTGAATAATACAGAATTCTTTTCTTATCCCGCGGACTATAAATTAAATTCTGAGATATTTACCTTGGCGTTTCAAGATTGTTGGCAGAACTGCCTCAAGAATCCGAGCTGCACTGCCTCTACAATCATGGCTGACGGTGCAGGCACTTGCAGAATGAGGACCAACGAGTTCACCAGTGCTTATCAAACAGCAAGCATTTCAAGCACTTCTTATGTAAAGGTATGTGGTTCTGGTCGGCCTCTAACCCCACCTCCTCCTTATGTCAGGATTGTGAATAAATTCACTGCCATTGAAATCGCACTGGCAGTTATAGCTACAGTCATTGGCCTCGTGACTATCCATATTTGCCTTTGGTGGATCTGCTGTAGACAAAATCCTAGGTTTCGGTTTAGAGACTCACCTGCCGTTTACGCCCCACTTGACTATGCCTCTGGAGCTCCAGTGCAGTTTTCCTACAGAGATCTGCTGCACTGTACAAAGAATTTTACAGAAAAGGTAGGTTCAGGTGGGTTTGGAACTGTTTATAAGGGTGAATTGTCAAACGAGGTCATGGTTGCAGTAAAGCGATTAGAAGGAATTGAGCAAGGGGAGAAGCAATTTCGCATGGAGGTAGCATCAATCAGCAGCACCCATCACTTGAATTTGGTGAGACTAATTGGGTTTTGCTCAGAAGGCCGGCATAGGCTGCTGGTTTATGAATTTAGGAAAAATTCTTCTCTGGATACATTCCTTTTTACTTCTTCAGAGCAAGCCAAGGCACTGGATTGGGACACCCGATTTAAAATAGCCTTTGGAACTGCAAAGAGCATTGCCTACTTGCATGAGGAGTGCAGGGATTGTATCGTTCATTGTGATATTAAACCAGAGAATATACTCTTAGATGAAAATTTCAATGCCAGGGTCTCTGATTTTGGGCTCTCCAAACTCATACATGCCAGAGCTCATCGGAACATATCATTGAGCAGTGTTCGAGGAACCAGAGGATATTTGGCTCCAGAATGGCTTGCCAATTTACCCATTACATCCAACTCTGATGTCTACAGTTATGGCATGGTTCTGCTGGAGATTGTAAGTGGTAGAAGAAACTTCGATATCTTGGCATCGGAAAGGAAAAGGTTCTCCATATGGGCATTTGAGGAATATGAAAGGGGAAATATTATCAATATCATAGATGATAAGCTTGGTACAAATTTAAATATTGATCAGATCCAAAGAGTAATTGAAATCAGCTTTTGGTGCATTCAGGAGCAGCCCTTTCAGCGGCCATCCATGGGGAAAGTTGTCCAAATGCTAGAGGGGGTTTTGCCCATGGAAAAACCCCCTGCTCCTAAACATTTGGAGAGTCTTCAAAACGATTCCAGCAGCAGCACTAGCCAAACTGCAACCTCAATTCTTACAAATTCCGATCCTCAGACGAGCCCTTTCACTATAAATGATGTCCTGCCAGCAAATTCTTCTATATATTTGGCAGAGACACTCTCTGGTGGTAGGTAG